In Candidatus Edwardsbacteria bacterium, the sequence GCCCAACCGAACTCCGGCCCACGCTGCAACCTTATCGGATATCGTACGGGCCATCAGTCCCAATGATGCCAGCAGAGCATATTCCAGCCGATGTTTCAGTTTTATGGTACTCATCATCGGACCAGTTTCGCTATCAGGCTTCGTTGACGATATACCGCATGCTGGGGACAGATCTCCTGGCAGCACAGGCAATTGATGCAAAGCTTATAATTGAAAACCGGCGTCGGTTCGCTGGACGATATGGCACTGGTAGGACAGCTTTCCACGCAGGCCCCGCAGTTGACGCACTTGGCTGGATCAATAGCCGGCCGTATCCAGAAAAGCTTGGCCAAATGCTTGGCCAAAAATGACGGGATGAATGAGTAGGCCCAAGTGGGAGGCCATTTGAAATCTTTTCTCACCTCGATTGCGTCGCCCAGCATTTCGATGTTCTTAAGATGGGTCTCGCCCAGATTGAATTTCCGGGCTAAAAGGTTGGTCGGCACCTTCATGGGGTCCATTCCCAGCAGGTGGGCCGCCAGGCAGTCTATGGCCACGCCGTCCTCTCCGGCCATAATCATCCCGATGGGTTTGGGATCGCCGGCTGATGGCCCGTTGCCGTCCATGCCTATGATTGCATCGACGATGTTCAGCTGTGGCTTGGCCAGGGTATAGATGTCCAGCAGCAATTTTGAAAAATCCATGGGCAGGGGCGCCTCCCGATGATACATGGATTTGTTCAACCCGGGTACTGCCCCGTACATGTTTTTCACTGCGCAGGTCAGCAAGGTCAGATTATGGGTCTTGAGCTTGGGAAGGTTGATTATCACATCGGCGTCCAGCACCGGCTTGGCTAGGTGATAATTCCGACCGTTAAACGGTTTCTTGTGGACGCCTGATTTTTC encodes:
- a CDS encoding DUF362 domain-containing protein, coding for MTKISLIKCRSYQPDEIRAAVRRSLDLLGGISAFVRPSQKVLIKPNMLSYHHPDKAITTHPAFLEAVIELVKSAGGIPVVGDSPIGSARHIEEYWKVTGFYEVCKRQGAELVAFEKSGVHKKPFNGRNYHLAKPVLDADVIINLPKLKTHNLTLLTCAVKNMYGAVPGLNKSMYHREAPLPMDFSKLLLDIYTLAKPQLNIVDAIIGMDGNGPSAGDPKPIGMIMAGEDGVAIDCLAAHLLGMDPMKVPTNLLARKFNLGETHLKNIEMLGDAIEVRKDFKWPPTWAYSFIPSFLAKHLAKLFWIRPAIDPAKCVNCGACVESCPTSAISSSEPTPVFNYKLCINCLCCQEICPQHAVYRQRSLIAKLVR